The following coding sequences are from one Arthrobacter sp. 24S4-2 window:
- a CDS encoding Gfo/Idh/MocA family protein: MSETLKVAITGCGVIGRTHAVALQEFPGASVVALVDAIPDAAESLADFIEASGRPRPSVHTSLKDAFAAADIDLVALATPSGLHIQQGLEVLAAGKHVVIEKPLDVDLSRAQEIEAAANEAARRGVVASVISQHRFDQASVAVADAVAKGRFGRLTSAIASVAWWRGQGYYDSGDWRGTWSMDGGGALMNQGVHTVDLLLWFMGRPVEIHAHTARLAHERIEVEDTAVATVTFENGGLAVLHATTAAYPGLTVRVQLMGSEGSAVVDNDQLQYFHAKEIGGASADMGLQGGGNQAQEELAKYPAEDYEAKDPTVYPAGHVRQYRDILGAIAEGRQPGVTVSDAVNALATVRAVYVSATLNQAVLFEDVLAGKYNDLEVRTGNTSTESA; encoded by the coding sequence ATGAGTGAGACATTGAAGGTCGCCATCACGGGTTGCGGCGTCATCGGCCGCACCCACGCGGTTGCCCTGCAGGAGTTTCCCGGGGCCAGCGTTGTGGCGCTCGTTGACGCCATCCCGGACGCGGCCGAGTCCCTTGCGGATTTCATCGAGGCCAGCGGGCGGCCGAGGCCCTCCGTGCATACGTCCCTCAAGGATGCCTTCGCGGCGGCCGACATCGATCTGGTGGCCCTCGCCACTCCCAGCGGACTGCACATCCAGCAGGGCCTTGAAGTCCTCGCGGCCGGCAAGCACGTGGTCATCGAAAAGCCGCTCGACGTTGATCTGAGTCGTGCCCAGGAGATCGAGGCGGCTGCAAACGAAGCGGCACGCCGCGGCGTCGTCGCCTCCGTGATCAGCCAGCACCGTTTTGACCAGGCGAGCGTGGCTGTTGCGGATGCCGTGGCCAAGGGCCGCTTTGGCCGGCTGACCTCCGCCATAGCCTCTGTGGCATGGTGGCGCGGGCAGGGCTACTACGATTCCGGCGATTGGCGCGGCACGTGGTCGATGGACGGAGGGGGAGCCCTGATGAACCAGGGTGTCCACACTGTTGACCTGCTGCTGTGGTTCATGGGCCGGCCGGTGGAGATCCACGCCCACACGGCCCGACTGGCACACGAGCGGATCGAGGTGGAGGACACTGCCGTTGCCACGGTGACATTCGAGAATGGCGGCCTGGCAGTGCTGCATGCTACGACGGCCGCCTACCCGGGCTTGACGGTGCGGGTCCAGCTGATGGGCTCGGAAGGCTCCGCGGTGGTGGACAACGACCAGCTGCAGTATTTCCATGCCAAGGAGATCGGCGGCGCCTCGGCTGACATGGGGCTGCAGGGCGGGGGCAACCAGGCCCAGGAGGAACTCGCCAAGTACCCGGCGGAGGACTATGAGGCCAAGGACCCCACGGTGTATCCGGCGGGGCACGTACGCCAGTACCGCGACATCCTCGGGGCCATCGCCGAGGGCCGCCAGCCCGGCGTGACGGTCAGCGATGCAGTCAACGCGCTGGCCACTGTGCGTGCTGTCTACGTGTCGGCCACGCTGAACCAGGCAGTCCTGTTTGAGGACGTCCTGGCCGGCAAGTACAACGACCTTGAAGTCCGGACGGGCAACACCTCGACAGAAAGCGCCTGA
- a CDS encoding sugar phosphate isomerase/epimerase, producing MKFSVFTASTPDWTPEEAVTQLSAQGWDGIEWRITDQPEAPEPGFWAGNKATIPLTGMEDNLERIAAITREAGLEFSGIGGYARCDNHDDVERMLAATAALGAGQVRVTTPPLGTAGWGNEGRSGIPYPVLFESARRDFEWVAKRAAHHGVKALVELHHRTITASASSARRLLEGLDPQHVGVIHDLGNLLIEGQEDYLPAFELLGEYLAHIHVKNAVWVRRDETDASGAAVFQNEWAPLQSGQGSVLEYFKALAAHGYDGWVTVEDFSTELPLAERTAANLDYLRRTAALAGLTAGAGAR from the coding sequence ATGAAATTCTCAGTATTCACGGCCTCCACTCCTGACTGGACTCCCGAGGAAGCCGTCACCCAACTTTCCGCGCAGGGATGGGACGGCATCGAATGGCGGATCACGGACCAGCCGGAGGCGCCGGAGCCGGGTTTCTGGGCCGGCAATAAAGCCACCATCCCGCTGACGGGGATGGAAGACAACCTGGAAAGGATTGCCGCCATCACCCGCGAAGCGGGCCTTGAGTTCTCCGGGATCGGCGGCTATGCACGGTGTGATAACCACGACGACGTCGAACGCATGCTGGCGGCAACCGCCGCCTTGGGCGCCGGCCAGGTCCGCGTGACCACGCCTCCGCTGGGAACTGCCGGATGGGGGAACGAGGGGCGGAGCGGGATCCCCTACCCCGTCCTCTTTGAGTCAGCACGCCGTGATTTCGAATGGGTGGCAAAACGTGCCGCCCACCATGGAGTGAAGGCACTGGTGGAACTGCACCACCGCACCATTACGGCGTCAGCCTCCTCCGCCCGGCGCCTGCTGGAGGGCCTGGACCCCCAGCATGTGGGGGTCATCCATGATCTGGGCAATCTCCTGATCGAGGGGCAGGAAGACTACCTTCCCGCCTTCGAACTCCTGGGGGAGTACTTGGCGCATATCCACGTCAAGAACGCCGTGTGGGTCCGCCGGGACGAGACGGACGCCTCCGGTGCTGCAGTGTTCCAGAACGAATGGGCACCGCTGCAGTCCGGACAGGGGAGCGTCCTTGAGTACTTCAAGGCGTTGGCTGCCCATGGCTACGACGGCTGGGTCACGGTTGAAGACTTCTCCACGGAGCTTCCCCTGGCCGAACGAACCGCCGCCAACCTTGACTACCTGCGGCGTACGGCGGCCCTCGCCGGGCTCACCGCAGGGGCCGGGGCCCGTTGA
- the uxaC gene encoding glucuronate isomerase, which yields MAQSIATHPDRLLPAEPGVRDIARSLYSRVEGLPILSPHGHVDAAVIEQNLPFPDPAALLVTPDHYVTRLIHAGGVPMDQLGLGDSAAGSRQVWRNFCAAWPDFEGTASGYWIRQEFEYVFGLHGEPTEENADRIFDAISAKLAEPGFRPRQLFKEFNIEVLATTDDPLDSLDSHAALAADPAFAGRVLPTFRPDQYLNIAHPAWHHNVERLIAAAGSGASGYAGYISALESRRRHFVENGAVSADHGVRTPATLKLDDADAERLFERARAGKATPEDREAFEAHMMYQMARMSVEDGLVMTIHPGSYRNHHAPTFRAFGADTGHDIPFAVNYTEAIRPLLQDFGTAKDFHLVLFTLDETVFSRELAPLAGFYPSVYIGAPWWFLDAPDAMLRFRAAVTETAGFSRSSGFIDDTRAFCSIPARHDTSRRIEASFLARLVAEHRISEDRAHELIVDIVDSSPRRVFKL from the coding sequence ATGGCGCAGTCAATAGCAACCCATCCGGACCGGCTCCTCCCCGCGGAACCCGGCGTACGGGACATAGCCCGCTCGCTTTACAGCAGGGTGGAGGGTCTTCCGATTCTCTCCCCGCACGGCCACGTGGATGCGGCGGTGATTGAGCAGAACCTGCCCTTCCCCGATCCTGCCGCACTGCTGGTCACACCGGACCACTACGTGACCCGCCTGATCCACGCAGGGGGTGTCCCGATGGACCAGTTGGGCCTCGGCGATTCAGCCGCAGGCTCGCGCCAGGTCTGGCGCAACTTCTGTGCCGCGTGGCCTGACTTCGAGGGCACGGCCTCAGGGTATTGGATCCGGCAGGAATTCGAGTATGTCTTTGGCCTGCACGGCGAACCGACCGAGGAGAATGCCGACAGGATCTTCGATGCTATTTCGGCCAAGCTCGCCGAGCCGGGATTCCGGCCACGACAGCTGTTCAAGGAGTTCAACATCGAGGTGCTGGCCACCACGGACGATCCGCTGGACTCCCTCGACAGCCATGCCGCCCTGGCCGCGGACCCTGCCTTCGCCGGCCGCGTCCTGCCAACCTTCCGCCCGGACCAGTACCTGAACATCGCCCATCCGGCGTGGCACCACAACGTGGAACGCCTCATCGCCGCCGCGGGTTCGGGTGCCTCCGGATATGCGGGCTACATCAGCGCTCTGGAATCACGACGGCGCCACTTCGTGGAAAATGGAGCCGTGTCCGCGGACCATGGCGTCCGCACTCCGGCCACGCTCAAACTGGACGACGCCGATGCGGAGCGGCTGTTCGAGCGCGCCCGGGCTGGCAAGGCCACTCCCGAGGACCGTGAGGCCTTCGAGGCCCACATGATGTACCAGATGGCCAGGATGTCCGTGGAGGACGGGCTGGTCATGACCATCCACCCGGGCTCGTACCGTAACCACCACGCTCCCACGTTCCGGGCCTTTGGCGCGGACACGGGGCACGACATTCCGTTCGCGGTAAATTACACCGAGGCCATCCGGCCGCTGCTGCAGGACTTCGGCACCGCCAAGGACTTCCACCTGGTGCTGTTCACCCTGGACGAGACCGTGTTCTCGCGGGAACTGGCACCGCTGGCGGGTTTCTATCCGTCCGTGTACATCGGCGCCCCGTGGTGGTTCCTGGACGCGCCCGATGCCATGCTGCGCTTCCGGGCCGCGGTTACGGAGACGGCCGGGTTCTCAAGGTCCTCCGGGTTCATCGACGACACCCGCGCGTTCTGCTCCATTCCGGCGCGCCACGACACGTCCCGCCGGATCGAGGCATCCTTCCTGGCACGCCTCGTGGCCGAGCACCGGATCAGCGAGGACCGTGCGCACGAACTCATCGTGGACATCGTCGATTCCTCGCCGCGCAGGGTTTTCAAGCTGTGA
- a CDS encoding mannitol dehydrogenase family protein: MSANSVPVLNRTLRPLPKAPVRIVHLGLGAFHRSHQAWYTQHAGDGREWGIAAFTGRRPDAAVALTAQDGLFTLIERTGTGDSFEVIGSVVEAVDGADVGRLRELVSAPATAIVTLTITEAAYGLAPNGRFDSDSPRVAGDLAVLAGSAGTGGTLTTPLGRLVSALAARRDAAAGPIAVVSCDNLSGNGEVARRAVTGMAEAWDGTLAAWIGENVSFVSTSVDRITPRTTDADIAEVEERCGYRDSSPVVAEPFRDWVISGDFPKGRPRWEDAGAVVVNDIEPYENRKLWLLNGAHSLLAYAGQVRGHTTVAEALKDPLCRDSVEAFWDEAAAHLHGEELHVPEYRLALLDRFGNSRIAHHLSQIAADGTTKLRMRALPVLTAERSQGRSGAGSALMLAAWVDYVSVHKELQDPLSEAIGTANRSRGLERVAALLSLVSPQLGNDARIVSVVGGLCGTFTVTDTIATPPRLIPGRNS, from the coding sequence GTGAGCGCCAACAGCGTGCCCGTGCTGAACCGGACGCTCAGGCCGCTGCCCAAGGCGCCGGTGCGGATCGTCCATCTTGGCCTCGGGGCCTTCCACCGTTCACACCAGGCCTGGTACACGCAGCATGCCGGTGACGGAAGGGAATGGGGGATTGCCGCGTTCACCGGCCGGCGGCCCGATGCGGCCGTGGCACTTACGGCGCAGGACGGTCTGTTCACGCTGATCGAGCGCACCGGTACCGGGGACAGTTTCGAAGTCATCGGAAGCGTTGTCGAAGCGGTGGACGGCGCCGACGTCGGCCGCCTCCGCGAACTGGTCTCCGCGCCGGCTACCGCCATCGTCACGCTGACCATCACGGAAGCCGCCTACGGGCTGGCCCCCAACGGCCGCTTCGACTCGGATTCGCCCCGCGTCGCCGGCGATCTCGCCGTACTGGCCGGTTCCGCCGGCACGGGCGGGACGCTGACGACGCCGCTGGGCCGGCTGGTGTCCGCCCTCGCCGCCCGCAGGGACGCCGCGGCCGGCCCGATCGCCGTCGTCAGTTGCGACAACCTCTCCGGCAACGGGGAGGTTGCCCGCCGCGCAGTCACCGGAATGGCAGAAGCCTGGGACGGGACGCTGGCAGCCTGGATCGGGGAGAACGTCAGCTTTGTCAGCACGTCCGTGGACCGGATCACGCCGCGGACCACGGACGCGGACATTGCCGAAGTGGAGGAGCGTTGCGGCTACCGGGACAGCTCGCCGGTTGTGGCAGAGCCGTTCCGGGACTGGGTGATCAGCGGGGACTTCCCGAAAGGCAGGCCCCGCTGGGAGGACGCCGGGGCCGTCGTGGTAAACGACATTGAACCCTATGAGAACCGCAAGCTGTGGCTCCTGAACGGCGCCCATTCGCTCCTGGCATACGCCGGCCAGGTCCGTGGGCACACTACGGTGGCCGAGGCACTTAAGGACCCTCTGTGCCGGGATTCCGTAGAGGCCTTCTGGGATGAAGCGGCGGCCCACTTGCACGGTGAAGAGCTCCATGTCCCCGAATACCGCCTCGCCCTGCTGGACCGGTTCGGCAACAGCCGCATCGCCCACCACCTCTCCCAGATTGCCGCGGACGGCACCACCAAGCTCCGGATGAGGGCCCTGCCGGTCCTTACCGCCGAAAGATCCCAGGGCCGCTCCGGTGCCGGCAGCGCCCTGATGCTGGCGGCGTGGGTCGACTATGTGTCCGTACACAAGGAGCTTCAGGACCCATTGTCCGAAGCCATTGGCACGGCGAACCGGTCCCGGGGACTGGAAAGGGTTGCCGCCCTCCTCAGCCTGGTCAGCCCGCAACTGGGAAACGACGCCCGGATCGTGTCGGTGGTGGGGGGCCTGTGCGGCACCTTCACCGTCACCGACACCATCGCCACACCTCCCCGCCTGATTCCCGGAAGGAACAGCTGA
- the manD gene encoding D-mannonate dehydratase ManD, with protein sequence MKIVAAEVFVTSPSRNFVTLRITTEDGVTGIGDATLNGRELAVAAYLKEHVAQLLIGKDPHRIEDTWQFLYRSSYWRRGPVTMAAIAAVDMALWDIKGKMAGMPVYQLLGGASRNGLRAYGHASGADIPSLFDSVREHLELGYKSVRIQTAVPGIKAVYGVAAQAQASGERYDYEPAGRGAFPVEEDWDTRAYLRHLPTVFEAVRNEFGPELPLLHDGHHRMTPIQAAKLGKALEPYDLFWLEDCTPAENQEALRLVRQHTTTPLAIGEIFNTVYDYQTIIKEQLIDYVRAASTHFGGISPLKKVMDFAAQYQIKSGFHGPTDISPVGFAAQLHVGLAIHNYGIQEYMQHSDATNTVFEQSMTFVDGYLHPGDKPGIGVEFNEEAAATYPYQQAYLPYNRLVDGTVHDW encoded by the coding sequence ATGAAGATCGTTGCAGCAGAAGTATTTGTCACCAGCCCGTCCCGTAACTTCGTGACCCTCCGGATCACCACGGAGGATGGTGTGACCGGTATCGGTGACGCCACCCTGAACGGCCGCGAGCTCGCCGTGGCTGCGTACCTGAAGGAACACGTTGCGCAGCTGCTGATCGGCAAGGACCCGCACCGGATCGAGGACACCTGGCAGTTCCTGTACCGCAGCTCCTATTGGCGCCGCGGGCCGGTGACCATGGCGGCCATTGCCGCTGTGGACATGGCGCTGTGGGACATCAAGGGCAAGATGGCGGGCATGCCGGTCTACCAGCTGCTCGGCGGCGCGTCCCGCAACGGACTGCGCGCCTATGGCCATGCCTCCGGTGCGGACATCCCGTCCCTGTTCGATTCGGTCCGTGAGCACCTGGAGCTCGGCTACAAGTCGGTCCGCATCCAGACCGCTGTCCCGGGCATCAAGGCCGTCTACGGCGTGGCCGCCCAGGCCCAGGCTTCGGGCGAACGCTACGACTACGAGCCCGCCGGGCGCGGTGCGTTCCCGGTGGAGGAAGACTGGGACACCCGCGCGTACCTGCGCCACCTGCCCACCGTGTTCGAGGCCGTCCGGAACGAATTCGGTCCGGAACTGCCGCTTCTGCACGACGGCCACCACCGCATGACGCCCATACAGGCCGCCAAGCTGGGCAAGGCACTGGAACCGTATGACCTGTTTTGGCTCGAGGACTGCACCCCGGCCGAGAACCAGGAGGCACTGCGCCTGGTCCGCCAGCACACCACCACCCCGCTGGCCATCGGTGAAATCTTCAACACCGTGTACGACTACCAGACCATCATCAAGGAACAGCTGATCGACTACGTCCGGGCAGCCTCCACGCACTTCGGCGGTATTTCCCCGCTGAAGAAGGTCATGGACTTCGCCGCGCAGTACCAGATCAAGTCCGGCTTCCACGGCCCCACCGACATCTCGCCGGTCGGGTTCGCCGCGCAGCTGCACGTGGGCCTGGCCATCCACAACTACGGCATCCAGGAATACATGCAGCACTCGGACGCCACCAACACGGTGTTCGAGCAGTCCATGACGTTCGTGGACGGCTACCTGCACCCGGGCGACAAGCCCGGCATCGGCGTCGAATTCAACGAGGAAGCCGCCGCCACGTACCCGTACCAGCAGGCCTACCTGCCCTACAACCGCCTCGTCGACGGAACCGTCCATGACTGGTGA
- a CDS encoding gluconokinase, GntK/IdnK-type, producing MTGEAPLVEPTPIPAAARPQVIVMGVSGCGKTTIGDLVARELGVPFLDGDSLHPVENVAKMAAGTPLTDEDRWPWLATVGAELANAGQGGLVLACSALRRSYRDAIRAQAPDTVFLHLHGSKEVLRARTEGRSGHFMPTALLDSQLATLEPLGADEAGIVVDIAAPVSQVVADALAGIAAIAGTVAGAAVAGSRTPAPNGAGAQGTHRRQFDVDLQAAPFNLDDDAVAWVDSTIAGMSLEEKIGQLFINHNNDYSPEYLDGVLDTYHVGGMRYRPGPSAAVQEHIRYAQSRTRIPLLVASNPEMGGAGSCDDGTFVSTHLQAGSHPDKDIARQMGQVAGVETAALGCNWAFAPIVDIHYNWRNTVISTRAFGNTPEIVVERAKEYFDGISESPTVCAMKHFPGDGVDERDQHVVTSYNTLGYPEWNRSYGHVYREMIGHGVQSIMVGHIGAPELTRHFRPGTADKDILPATLSPELLQDLLRGQLGFNGLILTDASQMIGLTQAMKRRDLVPATIAAGCDMFLFFRNPSEDFGYMLDGYKSGVITDQRLHDALRRILALKASLGLHLKPAAELVPPAEALAVIGSDAHRAIAAGIADKTVTLIKDTANNLPITPETHKRIRLYGISGGSDFTRADPLAYLDTVKAELENAGFEVHLFKTADQREAAGETGVNFMSIISEEATGDYADKYDAAFVFANVKGFAQEAAIRIKWSSPMAAEIPWYVTEVPTVFVSLNQPNHLIDVPMVKTAINAHAGSPEAIRATIAKIMGKSAFQGTFNENVFCDSFDTRL from the coding sequence ATGACTGGTGAGGCGCCGCTCGTCGAGCCGACTCCAATCCCCGCCGCAGCCCGTCCGCAGGTGATCGTCATGGGCGTCTCCGGCTGCGGCAAGACCACCATCGGTGACCTCGTGGCCCGCGAACTGGGCGTGCCGTTCCTCGACGGCGATTCGCTCCACCCGGTGGAGAACGTCGCAAAGATGGCAGCGGGCACACCCCTGACGGACGAGGACCGATGGCCCTGGCTCGCCACGGTGGGCGCCGAACTCGCCAACGCCGGCCAGGGCGGACTGGTGCTCGCGTGCTCCGCCCTCCGCCGCAGCTACCGCGACGCCATCCGGGCGCAGGCACCTGACACCGTGTTCCTGCACCTGCACGGCAGCAAGGAAGTGCTGAGGGCCCGGACTGAAGGGCGTTCCGGCCACTTCATGCCCACCGCGTTGCTTGATTCGCAGCTCGCAACGCTGGAACCGCTCGGGGCCGACGAAGCCGGAATCGTGGTGGACATCGCCGCCCCGGTCAGCCAGGTGGTGGCCGACGCGCTGGCCGGCATTGCCGCCATCGCCGGAACCGTCGCCGGTGCCGCCGTCGCCGGTTCCAGGACTCCGGCGCCCAACGGCGCCGGTGCCCAGGGAACCCACCGGCGCCAGTTCGACGTCGACCTCCAGGCCGCGCCGTTCAACCTTGATGATGACGCCGTGGCGTGGGTGGACTCCACGATCGCCGGGATGAGCCTTGAGGAAAAGATCGGGCAGCTGTTCATCAACCACAACAACGACTACTCCCCGGAGTATCTGGACGGTGTCCTGGACACCTACCACGTGGGTGGCATGCGCTACCGGCCGGGCCCCTCGGCCGCGGTGCAGGAGCACATCCGGTATGCGCAGTCCAGGACCCGCATCCCGCTCCTGGTGGCCTCCAATCCGGAAATGGGGGGAGCCGGAAGCTGTGACGACGGGACATTTGTGTCGACGCACCTGCAGGCCGGCTCGCACCCGGACAAGGACATCGCCCGGCAAATGGGGCAGGTCGCGGGGGTGGAAACCGCTGCGCTTGGCTGCAACTGGGCATTCGCGCCGATCGTGGACATCCACTACAACTGGCGGAACACGGTCATCTCCACCCGGGCCTTCGGCAACACGCCCGAAATCGTGGTGGAGCGCGCCAAGGAGTACTTCGACGGCATCAGCGAGTCACCCACCGTCTGTGCCATGAAGCACTTCCCCGGCGACGGCGTGGACGAACGCGACCAGCACGTGGTCACCTCCTACAACACCCTCGGCTACCCGGAATGGAACCGGAGCTACGGGCACGTGTACCGCGAGATGATCGGGCACGGCGTGCAGTCGATTATGGTCGGGCACATCGGCGCGCCGGAACTCACGCGTCATTTCCGCCCGGGCACGGCGGACAAGGACATCCTGCCCGCCACGCTCTCCCCGGAACTGCTCCAGGACCTGCTTCGCGGCCAGCTGGGCTTCAACGGGCTGATCCTCACTGATGCCTCGCAGATGATTGGCCTCACCCAGGCCATGAAGCGAAGGGACCTGGTGCCGGCAACCATCGCGGCCGGCTGCGACATGTTCCTGTTCTTCCGCAACCCCTCGGAGGACTTCGGGTACATGCTGGACGGCTACAAGTCCGGAGTCATCACCGACCAGCGCCTGCATGACGCGCTGCGACGGATCCTGGCCCTCAAGGCGAGCCTGGGACTGCACCTGAAGCCTGCCGCTGAGCTTGTCCCGCCGGCGGAGGCACTCGCAGTGATCGGCAGCGATGCGCACCGGGCCATCGCGGCCGGGATCGCGGACAAGACCGTCACACTGATCAAGGACACAGCCAACAACCTGCCCATCACCCCGGAGACGCACAAACGCATCCGGCTGTACGGCATCTCCGGCGGCTCGGACTTCACCAGGGCTGATCCGCTGGCCTACCTGGACACCGTCAAGGCCGAGCTGGAGAACGCCGGCTTCGAGGTGCACCTGTTCAAGACGGCGGACCAGCGCGAGGCGGCGGGGGAGACCGGCGTGAATTTCATGTCGATCATCTCCGAGGAAGCCACCGGCGACTACGCGGACAAGTATGACGCCGCGTTCGTGTTCGCCAATGTCAAGGGCTTCGCCCAGGAGGCCGCCATCCGGATCAAGTGGTCCTCGCCGATGGCCGCGGAGATCCCGTGGTACGTCACCGAGGTACCCACGGTGTTCGTCTCGCTCAACCAGCCCAACCACCTGATTGACGTGCCGATGGTGAAGACCGCCATCAACGCCCACGCCGGGTCGCCAGAGGCCATTCGGGCGACCATCGCAAAGATCATGGGCAAGTCGGCCTTCCAGGGAACGTTCAACGAGAACGTCTTCTGCGATTCCTTCGACACCCGGCTCTGA
- a CDS encoding FAD-dependent oxidoreductase, whose protein sequence is MERTGCAVVGGGPAGMMLGLLLARAGVEVTVLEKHGDFLRDFRGDTVHASTIRLIDELGLGDGFRKLPQSRLNNVAFPIPGVGLVTLGDFASLKPPYNYIAMMPQWDFLNFLATEAAREPTFTLLMEHEATSLMYDGGRVTGVRYRTRDGSEGALHADLVVATDGRHSVLRRAAALRPKDYPVPFDTWWFKLPRHASEKGAVAGIVPAFRNREAMIALFRDDYYQMGYLGPKGADARIRSEGIERFRERVAALRPDLADRVDSIRSIDDLHWLDVRLDRLRRWYVDGLLCIGDAAHAMSPAGGVGINLAIQDAVAAAARLAPALLRGQVSKKDLAAVERRRRMPTVIVQTVQRVMHRAVFVPLFAGRRPGAPPVLLFFVRHAPVVRRLMPRLIAFGPRPEHAPAFARRAQPREAT, encoded by the coding sequence ATGGAGCGAACGGGGTGCGCTGTTGTAGGCGGAGGGCCGGCGGGCATGATGCTGGGGTTGCTGCTGGCCCGGGCCGGGGTGGAGGTCACGGTCCTCGAAAAGCACGGCGACTTCCTGCGGGATTTCCGCGGCGACACCGTGCACGCTTCAACCATCCGGCTGATTGACGAACTCGGGCTCGGCGACGGATTCCGCAAGCTCCCGCAGAGCCGGCTGAACAACGTCGCCTTCCCCATCCCGGGCGTCGGCCTGGTCACGCTGGGCGATTTCGCTTCCTTGAAGCCCCCGTACAACTACATCGCCATGATGCCGCAGTGGGATTTCCTGAACTTCCTGGCCACCGAGGCCGCACGCGAACCCACGTTCACGCTCCTGATGGAGCATGAAGCCACGTCGTTGATGTACGACGGCGGGCGCGTCACCGGCGTGCGCTACCGGACCCGGGACGGTTCGGAAGGGGCGCTCCACGCGGACCTTGTGGTGGCCACGGACGGGCGCCATTCCGTGCTGCGCCGGGCCGCCGCCCTGCGGCCGAAGGACTACCCGGTTCCCTTCGACACCTGGTGGTTCAAGCTCCCGCGCCACGCCTCGGAAAAAGGCGCAGTGGCGGGCATCGTTCCGGCCTTCCGGAACCGCGAAGCCATGATCGCGCTGTTCCGCGACGACTACTACCAGATGGGGTACCTCGGCCCCAAGGGAGCGGACGCGCGGATCCGCTCCGAGGGAATTGAACGGTTCAGGGAGCGCGTTGCCGCCCTGCGCCCGGACCTGGCCGACCGCGTCGACTCGATCCGATCGATTGATGACCTTCACTGGCTGGACGTGCGGCTGGACCGGCTGCGGCGATGGTACGTGGACGGGCTGCTGTGCATAGGCGACGCCGCTCATGCCATGTCACCGGCGGGCGGCGTGGGCATCAACCTGGCGATCCAGGACGCCGTGGCCGCAGCGGCCAGGCTGGCGCCGGCACTGCTCCGGGGGCAAGTGTCGAAAAAGGACCTCGCAGCGGTGGAACGGCGGCGCCGGATGCCCACCGTTATTGTCCAGACCGTCCAGCGCGTCATGCACCGGGCGGTGTTCGTCCCGCTGTTCGCCGGAAGAAGGCCGGGTGCTCCGCCGGTCCTGCTGTTCTTTGTCCGGCACGCCCCGGTGGTGCGGCGGCTTATGCCGCGGCTCATCGCGTTCGGACCCCGGCCGGAGCACGCGCCGGCTTTTGCCCGCCGCGCTCAGCCGCGGGAGGCGACGTAA
- a CDS encoding acyl carrier protein, with protein MNEQDARQAVHTAISQVAPDVDFDGLDEDSRLRQDLELDSLDFLRLVETINEATGVDIPERDYTAVATVKGLIDYVASRG; from the coding sequence ATGAACGAGCAGGACGCACGGCAGGCCGTGCACACGGCCATCAGCCAGGTTGCGCCGGACGTTGACTTTGACGGCCTCGACGAGGATTCCCGGCTGCGGCAGGACCTTGAGCTTGATTCGCTGGATTTCCTCAGGCTCGTAGAAACCATCAACGAGGCCACCGGCGTGGACATTCCTGAACGCGACTACACCGCGGTGGCCACCGTGAAGGGCCTGATCGATTACGTCGCCTCCCGCGGCTGA